The genomic stretch AACACCTATACAAATTTATCAACGAGATTTATTTACACCAATATGTCATTAGTCACGGAGGATAGGGATGGACTATATATTGAGAGGATGGAGCATGCTAACATGGCCCAAATTTGGAAGTTGTGCACGTCAATGGAAGTGATGACGATACTTTTGTCCATTATTGTTGTAGTATTTTCAGTCGAGACTACttcaatataaaataattttaatcatattataataatattaaaataattatgataataagttttttttttgttttttgtttttttgctaTGTTTCGCACACAGTGTGAGATTTGGGATTTCCTTCGTACCAAACCCTTCGGGAACTTTCCCGTCGATACGGTAGATCTTCAAATTCTTTTCCATTAGTCCGGTCCCCACTTCCACTGGTtacacctctctctctctctccttcgtACCCTAAAATACGACTCCACCGTAACCCTAAACGGCTAAACCCCAAATCCAACTGCATCTCCGCTCGATGACCCCAAACCGGGTCGCTGGCTGATCTGATACGGTCAAACCTCCCGCCCTTACCGGCTGTTCCCGGTGGCCGCCTCCCTCGTCTTTATTCCCCGCCCGCCATTAATTTAACTCGCCTCCCCGCCTTCCCCGTCAACCACCCAAAACCAACGGCGGTGAGACCCCGTCTCCCGCATGGACCCCGCGACAACGTCGCCGCACGGCGACTGCCCCTCGCTGGCTCGCTCGCATGCCCCTCACGTGCCTCCCCTCCCCTCGCCACCTGCCGCCCCCTCTCTCTTTCCGTCAGCTACACGACAACCGAATAAGAGAAGAGAAACCAAGGGGCGGCGGCGATCGGATCTGATCTAGATCTGGGGATTTGGATCTGATGGAGGGGAAGGAGGCAGGCGCTTCTCGGCCGGCGAACTCGGGCTTGCCGTACCGGGAGGATTGCTGGAGCGAGGGGGAGACGTCGGCGCTGGTGGACGCCTGGGGCGACCGTTACCTCGAGCTCAACCGCGGCCATCTCCGCCAGAAGCACTGGCAGGAGGTCGCCGACGCCGTCAACTCCCGCCGCGGTGCCACCGGGCGCCGCCAGCCTCGCACCGACGTGCAGTGCAAGAACCGGATCGACACCCTGAAGAAGAAGTACAAGGTGGAGAAGGGGCGGATCGGGTCCGGGTCGGGAGCCGCCGGCAGCCAGTGGCCGTTCTTCGCCCGCCTCGATGCGCTCGTTGGATCGTCGGCGTCTGCGGCTGCTCCCGCTGTGAAGAAGCGTCCTTTGTCGCCTCCGCTAGCCTTGCCGCTCCCGTACCAACGAAAGGGCGGGTCTTTGCCGGTTGCTGCGGCGGCCGCCGTCCGGCCATTGAATTTGAAGGACAAGCGTCCCACGACACCCTCCCTTTCTCTGGCGGACTCTATCTTCCAGCGGGCCGCTGCTGCTGCGGCAGCAGCGGAGGAGGACGATTACGAGGAATATGACGAGGACTTGGGATCGCCGTCTAGATCTCCGGACAGATCTGGATGGGGATGGAAGAGACCTATAGGGGACGGTGATGGAATCCGTGAGCTTGCGAAGGCGATGGTGAGGTTTTCCGAGATATATGAGAGGGTTGAGGTGGAGAAACAGCAGCAGACGATGGAAAtagagaagaagagaatggagttTGCCAAGGAGCTAGAGATCCGGAGGATGCAGATGCTTGTGGATTCACAGGTACAGCTTGTGAAGATTAAGCGTGCCAAGCGAGCTGATACCGGTGAGCTTGCTGACTTTCCTCCCTTCTTAACTTTTTTAACTGATTTTTATAAACTTTGTATTTGCTCTGTAGCCTCATGATGTTTTACTTTTCTTCATTATATCAAGACTTACTTCCTTTTTGTCATAGTTTAGATACAAACATTGATATTACACACATCAGCACTCGGGGCCACTTGATCATCGATATCAAGTTATATTTTGTGTCTATAAGTGGTATTCATTATCAAATTTTCTTTAGCAATCTTGTCGAGTTGGTTACATTTAG from Zingiber officinale cultivar Zhangliang chromosome 5B, Zo_v1.1, whole genome shotgun sequence encodes the following:
- the LOC121985479 gene encoding trihelix transcription factor ASIL1-like → MEGKEAGASRPANSGLPYREDCWSEGETSALVDAWGDRYLELNRGHLRQKHWQEVADAVNSRRGATGRRQPRTDVQCKNRIDTLKKKYKVEKGRIGSGSGAAGSQWPFFARLDALVGSSASAAAPAVKKRPLSPPLALPLPYQRKGGSLPVAAAAAVRPLNLKDKRPTTPSLSLADSIFQRAAAAAAAAEEDDYEEYDEDLGSPSRSPDRSGWGWKRPIGDGDGIRELAKAMVRFSEIYERVEVEKQQQTMEIEKKRMEFAKELEIRRMQMLVDSQVQLVKIKRAKRADTDGYMENLE